One Molothrus ater isolate BHLD 08-10-18 breed brown headed cowbird chromosome 14, BPBGC_Mater_1.1, whole genome shotgun sequence DNA segment encodes these proteins:
- the LOC118698669 gene encoding LOW QUALITY PROTEIN: diacylglycerol O-acyltransferase 2-like (The sequence of the model RefSeq protein was modified relative to this genomic sequence to represent the inferred CDS: inserted 1 base in 1 codon) yields the protein MKTIIAACSQNLSGSRASIQTALRTLLAVPWPSQRDIGSVLQLLAVLQWVLSFLLLGIVSLLLLIYLLFTSLWLIPVLYLAWIIFDWDTPEKGGRRLSCLRRWTVWKHFRDYFPVKLVKTHDLSPSHNYIIGSHPHGILCVGAFCNFIXGSTGFEELFPGIRSFLTTLAGNFRLPLFREYLMSGGLFPVTRRAIGYLLSQKGTGNAVAIVIGGAAESLSCRPGVTTLILKNRKGFVRMALRHGAFLVPSFSFGENDLFRQVVFEEGSWMRSIQRRFQKMMGFAPCLFYGRGLTSCRSRGFLPYARPITTVVGEPLAVPKVENPSRELVDRYHELYIRALLKLFNENKTKYGLSESDELHIL from the exons ATGAAAACCATCATAGCAGCCTGCTCCCAGAACCTCAGTG GCAGCCGGGCCAGCATCCAAACCGCCCTGAGGACGCTGCTGGCCGTGCCCTGGCCCTCGCAGCGCGACATCGGCTccgtgctgcagctgctggccgTGCTGCAGTGGGtgctcagcttcctgctgctgg GAATCgtcagcctcctgctcctcatctACCTGCTGTTCACCAGCCTCTGGCTCATCCCCGTGCTCTACCTGGCCTGGATCATCTTCGACTGGGACACGCCTGAGAAAG GTGGCAGGAGGCTGTCGTGCCTGCGGCGATGGACCGTGTGGAAGCACTTTCGGGATTATTTCCCGGTGAAG CTGGTGAAGACACACGACCTGTCCCCCAGCCACAACTACATCATCGGCTCGCACCCCCACGGCATCCTCTGCGTCGGCGCCTTCTGCAACTTCA ACGGCTCCACGGGCTTCGAGGAGCTGTTCCCGGGCATCCGCTCCTTCCTCACCACGCTGGCCGGAAACTTCCGCCTGCCCTTGTTCCGGGAGTACCTGATGAGTGGCG GGCTGTTCCCGGTGACCCGCCGCGCCATCGGCTACCTGCTGTCCCAGAAAGGCACCGGCAACGCGGTGGCCATCGTCATCGGCGGCGCGGCCGAGTCGCTGTCCTGCCGGCCCGGCGTCACCACGCTCATCCTCAAGAACCGCAAGGGCTTCGTCCGCATGGCCCTGCGCCACGG GGCTTTCCTCgtcccctccttctcctttgGCGAGAACGACCTCTTCCGCCAGGTGGTCTTTGAGGAGGGCAGCTGGATGAGGAGCATCCAGCGGCGCTTCCAGAAGATGATGGGCTTCGCTCCCTGCCTGTTCTACGGCCGCGGCCTCACCTCCTGCCGCTCCCGCGGCTTCCTGCCCTACGCCAGACCCATCACCACCGTGG TGGGGGAGCCGCTGGCTGTGCCCAAGGTGGAGAACCCGAGCCGGGAGCTGGTGGACCGGTACCACGAGCTCTACATCCGTGCCCTGCTCAAGCTCTTCAACGAGAACAAGACCAAGTATGGGCTGTCCGAGTCAGACGAGCTGCACATCCTCTGA